GTGATTAAAAGGTGTGACAAAGAACTGTTAACATTTTGGAGAGCTGAGTGCtacctttatttttcattttacatggAAGTTTTGCTTTCAAATTTGTATGTGTAATGTCACCATTACTGTGTCCAGTTATTAGGAGACATAGTTGAAgaatcaatttctgtttgtcattaATGAATTACAGACATTAAAAATTTCACTTCACATTTCAGAGCTCCTAAGCCAGATAGCATATTCAATTATTAGCTTTCTTTCTAGCTGCCTGTTGTGGTAATAATCTATAACAGGAGTCAGATATGGTTTTGGTGATTTCTTTTGGCTACCATTAGATACTTCATCAACCTAGAAAGTATGCTCTGGCTGATTTGAGGAATATCAACTGAGACTCTCATAATGCAGGCCATCTCCTCATTTTTTGTCTTATATTTTATACTGAACCAAGCTCAAAATGTACACGGTAACTTCAGATGCACTGTGCAAAGTTGGAAATACGATATGCATGGGTTAAGATATTTGGAGCTAAACAATGAGTTTCTGTGAGGTCGATTCTGAATGGATGACTGAGCAAGAGAAAAGAATGGATGTCTTCCAAATACGCCTCTGCATTTTTAGTTCTAATTCagtgttctatttatttaataaatttctcaAGAGTGACTTAACACCActctttttccatatttttactttgaaaatcgAATGGGAAATTATCAGCCATTTTTCATTTGAAGCTTTGATGTTACAAGAGATGAAGCCTAGGGGTAAGGAAGGTGTAAGAAAAGTGATTCTGGAAACTGAAAAGTTAAAAGGCATAGAAGTGAATGAAGCCGGCAAAGAACAAAGTGTAACCCAAATAGCTCTTCTAGCTTTTATATATTAACATAGGTGGATTTTGTCTAGCATCAAAATGTGTTGATGAGGCAAACGTTCAACATATAAGAAATGCAAAACATTTCTATCCCCAGGTAGTGTGCTCTACACCATTTTACTTTGCTAGAGGTGCAACATGTGCCAACAAGAAAGAGTTAGAATCCGTTTTCTGCGTTCCTTCTCACTGCAACTCAAGACTAGAAGCTTGAATTTAAAGAGCAGACTGTGTCTGAGAGAATTTATAGCAATAACAACAGAATCAACTACCTGGGACTGATAATAaccatcccctccctccctctcctcctccaggtAGCAAAGAAGAAATGCAAGCCACGGACAACCTCACCTCTGTGCCAGGGAACAGCAGTGTCTGTGCCAGAGATTATAAGATCACCCAGGTCCTCTTTCCACTGCTCTACACTCTGCTGTTTTTCACAGGACTCATCACAAACAGCCTGGCAATGAGGATTTTCTTTCAAATCCGCAGTAAATCcaacttcattatttttcttaaaaacacgGTCATTTCCGATCTTCTTATGATTCTGACTTTTCCATTCAAAATTCTCAGTGATGCCAAACTGGGGACGGGACCACTAAGAACCTTTGTGTGTCAAGTAACCTCAGTAGTATTTTACTTCACAATGTACATCAGCATTTCGTTCCTAGGACTGATCACTATCGATCGCTACCAGAAGACCACCCAACCATTTAAAACATCCAACCCCACCAACCTCCTGGGGGCTAAGATACTCTCGGTCGTAATCTGGGCATTCATGTTCTTACTCTCGTTGCCCAACATGATTTTGACCAACAAGAGACCAAGGAACACAAACGTGAAGAAATGCTCTTTCCTCAAATCAGAGTTTGGTCTGGTATGGCATGAAATAGTCAATTATATCTGTCAAGTCATTTTctggattaattttttaattgtcaTTGTATGTTACACACTCATTACCAAAGAACTGTACAAGTCATACGTAAGAACAAGGGGTGCAGGCAAAGCCCCCAGGAAAAAGGTGAATGTCAAAGTTTTCATTATTATTGCTGTATTCTTTATTTGCTTTGTTCCTTTCCATTTTGCCAGAATTCCCTACACTCTGAGCCAAACCCGGGATGTCTTTGACTGCACTGCCGAGAACGCTCTGTTCTACGTGAAAGAGAGCACTCTGTGGCTAACTTCCTTAAACGCATGCCTGGATCCCTTCATCTACTTTTTCCTATGCAAGTCCTTCAGAAATTCTTTGATGAGCATGATGAAATATCCCAATTCTGCAACATCTCCATcccaagaaaacaggaaaaagggACAGGATGGTGGTGACCCAAGCGAAGAGACTCCAATGTAAATAAAAGAACTACCTGTTAGTGTTCAGACTCCTTCAAAGAAAGCACTCAGAAAAACTATTAACACTGACTAGGTAGTAGGTGAACTAGTGATAATGGCTCTTGAAGCAAGTCACAAAAGACTTTCCCACTACTAAAAGCTATCATAAAGTGTGGAAACATAACCTAACCTACAGCTGCACAGCAAAACCAACCAGACCCTACTGCTGTGCTGCACGCAAAACGGCACATAATTCATGACTTGCAGGTTTGACAAAGCAGAAAATCATATGAAAATATCTACTGTAATTTTTAAGTACATCAtagatcaatttctttttttataattaacTGAGGAAGAAGGATAAACCCTATGTAATCTTCTAACCAAAAATGAAACTTACTAATCCCAGTGAGTTAACCAAATCCTGATCTAAAGTGATACTTATTAAAGAAATTTAAGTGAATTATACAAAGAATAACAACTACTAACTTTTAATATTTAGCAAAAGCCTACAAAATACAAACTAATTGAAATAGTATTTGatcagaaaaatgtttaaatgttcattaaaatatatttaaataataattttctaataAACACTAGAAATACCAAATGAAGTCATTAAATGAACAATTACTTTTATGATACCCAATATTAAAACAATTATGAATATTTCCTTATCACTAGAGAAAGAGGTTTTACTAATACATTGACAACTTCAACAGATGCAATATCACTGATGCTTTTCTTCATTAATCTGCTTCTAGAAAATACCTGCTACTTGAGTTAATGAACATTTCCCCTTAGTGAAACAACAAATTCAATCTGATTACAGGGTGGCTCAATATGAACTACTAAAAAGAAAGTGACTGAACAGTTTGGAATTACCTACTGTATTTGTGTGTATTGCATTAAAAAGTTATATTAAACCTGAAATCATACTATGTTTGGATTTCTGTGTTCAAAGATATTAGACATCAGGACTTACCTCCCAATACAACTGTACCAAACATCAAAcctgtttttaagaaaagatgtCTGCCAACACTGTTTTACTACTTGTTACTCTGTCAAACCTCTTCTGAAGATGCCATCTCCCCTCAGGTAGTTCACATGCAAATACACAGATCAGATGTGGCACTCAGAATTCATGCAAGCCACATTCAGCATTTTTAACATAAGCAAAACATATAACACCTAGATGTGCAAGTCCACATCGTTTATCTCTATTTATGATCCTCAGAGGTGATTCTCAAACCCAACGATGCATAGACATTAACACCTAAATGCAGTGCCAAAAGACAGTGGGTCACGGTGAACTTAATAGATTTATCCAAACTCATCATCATTTCTGTTGAATTAAATTTCAGTACAAATCCAAACTCCTTTAATTCCCCCAAAAGGTATTATGTCTCAAACAGCTGTACTTCCTTTTCTAACACAGCCTACAAAAGAGCCACTGGATGTCAGTGGAGAGGCATACAGAGCCTTGCATCACAAAGACACATATTCTATATACTGCTGGGACAAACAGCAGTTTTTTTCTGCATAAATTTGGATGTTCTGTGAGAATACCAGGATCTTGGACCTGGATGAGAATCTAGAAATCAACTAGATTGGTTTAAACTTATTTTGcatattaaaaaatgaagtgcAGATCCACTGCTAAATGCTTCCAAGTCAGGGGTGGTGTATGGACTAAAACTGATCATCACCTCATGGGGACACGGAGACCAGATACTGGGCAACTGTAGGGTGGGTGTTATTACCGTAGTTTCGTAAAGAAAACTGCCAAGTGTTTGCTATTACCTACGCTTTATAGgtatctaccaaaattgaacacTTCACACTAAACTAAACCATAGTTTGTTGAGACTTCTTTATTCATAGTCATTAGGCAACATATACTCCTACATCAAATATCAAACTGAAACCACTCAAGACAGTCTGAGATATCAACACCTGGAGTGCTCAATATACATGAGCAGGTAACTATCTATGGCTTTAGGTGTATTAACATGCATTAATCAACTCCAGATTTCAcagtaactttttaatttttataaaagtgcAGACAACGTGTAGACTCTGTCACAGAATTGAAAAGCTCAGAATATGAGACAACAAAATATAGGTGCCATAGCTTATAAGACATAAGGATGCTAGTTATGATTTTCTTTGGTAGTTTCTCAAAGATAAAGTCTAAAGCAGGCACTGGCAAACTATAGCCCACGGGCCAATTCCCAGCCCCTCACTGGTTGTACAGGCTGTGATCTAAAAATGTTTTGTATCTTTAAATGACTTGGGAGTGGGGATCAAACAGCAAATACAATCTTGGgtcacatgaaatttgtatttaattcAAATCTCAGTGTAGACAAATCATAGTTTACTACAACACAACCATGTCCATTCATGTTTTATCTATGGCTCCTCTCATGCGACCACAACAAGGCTGAGTTTGTTGTAATGGTACAACCTGCAAAGTATTTTTGACTCTGTAGCAGAAGACTGCCAACTTGAGGAAGAGTCCTTAAAAAGGGGAAGAAAACTCTTCACAGAAAAAGCACCTGGGTGTTGAAGCAGCTTTGCAATGAAAACACTGTGATCAATGCTGTTGGCAGCAGGCGTGGTGGAATTAGAACGCTGCCAGTGTGAACTGAAAGTCTGAACCTGTACACCTTACTACTCAGCAGGGACTGAGAAACAACCTAGTGTTTGTTACATGAGAGGGCATGAGAAGACAGTATTTAGGGGAAATAGAGATTGTCAATAAAACTCCGAAAAGATGCATACCCTCATGAATAAGCAAGTAAATTTATATAACCTAGCTTTTTTTCACCTATTTGTTTCTAACTGATCTACAAAATTTTTAATAACAGTGTTGGAGAATCCCACTCTGTAAAAGACTATAAATTGTTACAAACCTGGAAtctgaaaatatctgaaaatatcaCTTAATATTCTGATGTACAACTTTTAATTTATAGGACACTTCAAACAAGTATGTTGCAATAAATGTCCTAAATACACAAACATGTATGCTCTATAAAACACTGTTTCTAACagagaaaaattaggaaaaaaaaaacaccaaaatgcACAGAGGTAACAGTAAAACTAAATTATGATaagtttatgtattttcattgcaCTTATTAATGgtaaatacatatgtatttctttttctgtttggtCAATTTTCACATACTAACATGGAATGAAACAAAGATTCaacatgtaaataaaatgtaattatatatgtaaacatataaATTGATATGTACTCATATGTAAGGGGGATTAACGTTCACTTTCTACTATACACACATTTCTATTTGAATTTCTACAAACATGTTTTCCTTTTACAGTAAATAATTTGAAACTACATATTAAGTGTTTAAGATAATACTGTAAACCTATTGCCTATTTCTAGTTACATATGgagattttctaatatttatttctttacataaACAGATtgctagttttactgttaaattACATAATGCATGGTGACTTCAGCTTACTCCTGCATGGAATATTTAAAGCAATTTCACATCATGAAATAAAGAGCCATGGTATTCTTTGATGGGAAGTCAAAGTCTCTTGTAGAGTacaggggctgtcactgtgactTTTACACCCAGTGAAAGCAAGCACTTCCCTCACCTTCTGAGATAATGTTTATTCCTTCAATAGAAATCCCTGAACTTCACTTTGGTTCAAGTAAACAACTGCAAAGACTAGAAGTGGAAACAGAAGTTGATTCCCCTCTGGTAGACTAATTCCTACGACCTCACAGTATGTTTTCTTGGATTCCTTCCTGATCACACTACTTTAAACTAACTTAAGCTTGCAAACTCAAAGCCCATTTTGTGGCGCAAAGTTTCACAAGCCCATTTTACTTCCTGGTGGATTATCCTTCTCATGCATCTGTCAGGAACTCCCAGGATCTGTGAAATGAGCACATCTTTACCAGCTCTGCGGCTTCTGCGAGGCAGGAGGATGAACCAAGGTCCAAACGTGGACAGTGGGTCTACACTGGTCATGGGTTCCGTGACTAGGGGAAAACTGCTTAACTTCTGCATTTCAATATTCTCAAATCTAAATGGAACCAATATCTGAgggtttttgtaatttttaagtattatgatcaCGTAGAATATATAGTTAGCGTGACTGAATTGACTTTCATTATATTTCCTTAGAGCCCAATAGGATTTTAAATCTAAGTTAGTTGCATCTGGCACGTTTCTAGTTTCTGGGACTTTCACTGTCTCTTTTGAGTCTTCTCTTTTGTCTTGGATGACATATTCTGAGACATTTATGGTATTCCAGTTTTAACTCATTTCACAAGAAACTTAACATAGGACAGGCATGATTCTAAATACTTGGTGAAAAATTAACTCATTATATTCTCTTGAGAACCATGTGAAGCAAACACTACTATTTGTTTCCACTGTAAAAAGAAAGGCAATCATTTCACAGAAAGAATAAATAACTTGCCAAAGGccacaagaaaataaaagttgaaaaaataattgaTCCCAGGCCATCAGGCTCATGAGACAGTGCACCTAATCACTCCGCTGAGTAGCCACTCAGATGCACCCTCTAGGGCCAACGATCACCCCACCCACCAGGGGTGCTGACACTGCTATGAGAAAATCAGCTAATACATACAGAGCTTGAAAAGAGATTAATGAGAGGCATGTTGAATATTTACTACACACACTTTGAAACCTACCACACTGAAAATACATTTTCGTGATTCTGAAAATGAACACTATAAACTGGTTGGTTCCTCTTTCGAAAGTTTCCTGTGCTGGCATTTTGAAATTTCACTGAAATGTGATTTCCAGTTTTCATATTATGAAATTATCCTGTACAGAATTCCCCTTGTATAAAGCAAAACTATTCTGAACTTTCATCTTCTAGATAATGGATTTGAGATGGTGGGAAAACtcataattaattatataaagGCTACATTTCTctacttaaaaagcaaaaataaaaagctttgttTTTACTTCGTCTAGTGAAACAAACAATGATGTATGTttagggctggcatggtggcactgccagttaacctgctgcttgagatgctagcatcccataacagagtaccagtttgagtcctagtcattttgcttccaatccagctccctgcagatgagagtgggaaggcactggatgatggccaagtgcttgggctcctgctatccatgtgagagacccagatggagttcctggctcctggcttcagcctaaaccAGCCttacccattgtggccatttggagagtgaaccagcagatggaaaatatatttctctttctctctccttccctccctcattctctctgccactctttcaaataaataaatctttctaaaacagAGACAAAAGTGATGTTATGACATACCAGTACCTTCATGAAATCTTGAATCTATACTcccaaaaatcaatttatttgagtCAAACAGAAATTTTCACACTATGGCACCTTGGGGTAGTACCAACCAAAATCAttagttcatattttaaaatgtctgggGGGAATATGGAATTTTTATTCTCAGAATCCCAAGTCAAATCATATAAACATTTCTCATTAACCAATACCACAGTCTAGTCCAACTTTTTGGTAAAACCTGTGGCGAGAAACAGGAAGTTAAACTCACCAGGGAGAACTCCACACCCGCTATGAGACCTGCTGATTTCCTCTTTCCCTTTATCAACCTCGCAAGCATTTTTGTCATGGACAACAATTTTCTACTTTGCAAGATTTAAAGACAAAATATCATAGACTTTGAGCCAAAGCCTACTGGTCAAATCCCTGAAGCTGTCTGCACTTCAAATACAACATCAAAtccagaaaatatttccaaaagtgGATTCCTAATAGTGAAACAGTAGAACACTTCCGCTTGTATCTGCAATTCACTCACCATAGCAGTGAGCAGCTAACATTTTCTAGTGCTTCCTATGTACCTGGCACCAGTCAAGGCAATCAGTTCATTCTCTCAACAATTCTATGAAGTAGAAAGGTATCCTCAAACCCAGTACACAGATGAAGAACTAAGACACAGAGCTGTTAAATCCTTTATCTATAATCTAAGTGACTGGTGGATCTAGGATTcctacccccccaaaaaaatctggATTTAATAAACCTCACCACTTAGAAAATATATCATGTTATCCCTCAGAGATCCCAGGaacaaaaaataagccaaaagTTGACAGAAATAAACAGGCTATCTTCccaaagacaaatttctggaaaaccCAGTCAACAAGGAAGCAGAACATGATTCCATCTGGTGTTAGAATCAAGTCTTATTCTCTGAGTTGGTTGTGATTTGGGGctattttcttcatcttcatatttctTATAATCATAGAGAAGGGATGCTCAAAAAATTCACCGGGGCCAGAATACGATACGGTGGGTTAGGCcagcacttgcaatgccagcatcccgtatagcattggttcaagtctcagctgttctgcttctgatttagctccctgctaaggcacatgGGAAggtagctgatgatggcccaggtttttgggccctgggacccaagtgggagagcaggatagagttcctggcttctggcttcagcctggtgcagcctcgGCTGCTCAGGTCATTTGGAGAGAGCacctgcagatagaagactgtctctgtttccatctctccagctctctctccgatgcactgcctttcaaataaatattttaaaaatataaattcattgaACATGTAGATCAGGGAAATAAACTTCAGAAAAGTTTTTatgagaaaatgcaaataaactcATGTACTCAAGACACAGTACACTAAGTATATGTTAAGTTTGAACTAAAAGTGCCTATTAGCCAATTCTGTAAAGGCTTGACTAGGAGGAGGTTCCTATGGACCACAttacacaaatgaaaaagagGAAGGACACCCAGTATAAGAGAGCAGAGTGCTTGCCTCACATGTCCTTTGTGGGCTGCACGAATGACTGCCACCAGCAGAAGACACAGACCTGGGACTCTTCCAAACAAAGGTGACCTTCAGTTTTTACTCTGAGTGTGCTTGCTTATGAAAGGCGGAATATGCTTAAGAAAAACAATTGCTTTAAAGTTAACGGTCAGCAAATCACAGGTTGTGTGCATCTGGAATTGCATAATGTACAGCAATATGCCCTGCGTGATTGTCTCTTAAAGGGAGCTTCGCTTTCCTGCCATGTTAAAAGTAGCACTTGTGAATGAGGTAGAACCTGTTATTTGGATTTCACGAGGGTGTGAAAGTTACGGTACTATTAAAAGGACCCAATGTTTATGACGTCCTTTAAAAATTGTGACCAGAAACTTGGCCTTCTCCAGAAATCCACTGAGGGGGTTGAAAAGGGTATTACTATGTGACAAACCTAAAGTGTGTCTCTAAAAACTAGCATTTACAGATCtttttccgtgtgtgtgtgtgtgtgtgtttaacagcCGGCACTGGAAATCTTCATAATGAAcgtcacgtgggtgcaggacttcAACGGGTCTGAGCAGTGCCCCAGAGACACTCGGATAACACAGCTGGTGTTCCCCGCCCTCTACACCGGGGTTTTCTTCACGGGCATCCTGCTGAACTCCTTGGCCCTGTGGGTGTTTGTTCACgtccccagctcctccacctTCATCGTCTACCTCAAGAACATACTGGTGGCTGACCTGATCATGACACTCATGCTCCCTTTCAAAATCCTCTCTGACTCACATCTGGGAGCCTGGCAGCTGAGAGCTTTCGTGTGCCGCTTCTCTGCCGTGGTCTTCTACGAGTCCATGTACGTCAGCATCACGCTGCTGGGCTTCATAGCCTTCGACAGGTTCCTCAAGATCATCCGACCTTTCAGGACGTTTTTCCTTAAAAAGCCTATTTTTGCCAAAACGGTCTCAATCCTCATCTGGACCCTTTGGTTCTTCATCTCTCTGCCCAATATGATCTTGAGCAACAAGGAAGCAACGCCATCCTCTGTGAAAAAGTGTGCCTCCCTCAAGGGTCCTTTGGGACTGAAATGGCATCAAGTGGCAAATGACATATCCCAGTTTGTTTTCTGGACTGTTTTTGTCCTGATGCTTCTGTTTTATGTGGTGATTGCCAAAAAGGTGTACCACTCTTACAGAAGGTCCAAAAGTAAGGACAGCAAAACCAAGAAGAGGCTAGAAGGTAAAGTATTTATCATCGTGGCTATCTTCTTTGTGTGTTTTGCTCCCTTTCATTTTGCCAGAGTCCCCTATACTCAAAGTCAAACCAACAATAAGACTGACTGCAGAATACAAAACCAATTGTTTATTGCTAAAGAGACAACTCTCTTCCTGGCAGCAATGAACATTTGTATGGACCCCTTAATATACATATTCTTATGCAAAAAATTCTCTCAAAGGCTACCCTGCATGAGAGGAAGGACCACAGGCTCCAACCAAGAGATTCATAGCAGTCAGACAGACAATGTAACTCCATCCTAACATGACTCACTTCTATTTATTGATGAGACttcaaaagataatttatttggaATAAAGTTTTAGCAATAAAAGAAGAAGGATTGTAGTGAATGCCTTTCCTACATTTTATTATCCTGGAATACAGAAAGATTATATAAATCTTAACTACACACGGATCTATTCGTAATCAGAACAAATGCTCATCAAGAGAATGTaacagatttcaacaatttgcccccacaccCATACACGATATATAGAGTACAGTCTGGGGAGAGAATTTCCataattctcatattacaattcaatagagacagaggtcctacctggggagcaagtacacagcgactactgttgttcctttaacaactgacacttttttatgtcagtgatcatgtgaggctcttgtcatgggctgccaaggctatggaagctttttgtgaTCACAGACCCCATAGGTATTTAGActcggccataagcaaagtggatgttctcctCTCCCTGGAGAAGAGTGTCTGctcctttgatgaccctttcttgcctcggaggtctcacagagatcctccgtgtaggattttctttttttccacagtcttgtctttccatgctcCAATGCTCCTGCAGGCCTTTCAGCCGGACCAGGAAGCAttatgggttgattctgaggtcagagtgttattaactgtgaaagtcattctaggagtctgctgtgtggactgtttcccatgttggtccttccttccttttttaattctattatttttaccggatacttgatgttatttatgtcCCTTTTAAACTTGGACCATTTATCCGTTGCCTTCATCATTGAATATGAACATTGTAACAGTGAAGATGGTGTTTATACCTCCAattcttatgggtttggagccccatgattagttcttaggctgtaccctgAGAGGTAAGTCTACATGCCTGTATGTAGAACtatactgttttacagttttagactacctcctccatttcttattccctcctttatttttaacagagttggtcctctgtatatagtcatactaaaaatgatccataataaaaaaggagatgggagagggaatgggagatgggaggggagaggggtggggagtgtGAGGGaaagaactactatattcctaaagttctatctatgtaaaaatgcattcattaaataaaaaataaaaattaaaaaaaactacatttaaacattttaagtggaaaatgagtgagaaaaataaagtttaatcatcccttctgggaaaaaaaaaaaaaaaaaagaatgtaacagAAAGCAAATGACCACAAGAGGGTGTCTTTTCCAGAATTCACTTAACATTTGCAGAGTAAGGAGAAACATGTATCCCTAAAAGCCTCTGCTCCAGGCACCTTCTCATGTTGTTTCTATACACATAATTCAAACAATATTACCACTTTTGGGTCCCACAAAAATTGATACTTGCTAATTTGAGCAAACAACAAAAATcccaacctccaatggccactggcaAAAGCAGAAGTCTGGGGTTTAAAGGGATGCTAGATATGCAAAGATTGTGGCTCTGAAGTGAGCCAGAAAGACCTCTGAGATCCCTGACAACTGATTTTCTCCTTATCAAGGGCAAGAATACTGTGTTACTGTTCCTTGGAACTATAACTCAGTTCAGCAAACACTCTAATTGTGGTGGAATATGGCACCTACTTAGCaaagccttcctgggccacagcctgtTTCCCTTTCCCCTACCCACAGTGGAGCATAATAATTTCTCCCACAGTCAGGGTGTTTGCTAAGGTCCTCATCTCAGATCTCCTTTCACTAATGAAGTTAGCTGTATTCTTGGCTGCATCTCTAAAAAATGGTCAGAATGCTAAAAACACAGATACATCATATTTTCTTGGTTATCTTCCACATTATCCCCCCACAGATATGGATTACAGATGTTCCAAACAGATTGGGCATTCTTGGTTGATATAGCTGTAATTGCTGACTTCTAACCATACATATCCATACTGGAGATTTCCCCATGGATGGTGAACTACCCATTTGTACATTTTCCTCCACACTTTTTtctagattcctttttttttcttttcttgacaggcagagtggacagtgagagagagagagagagaaaggtcttcctttgccgttggttcaccctccaatggctgctgtggctggcgcatcgtgctgatccgaagccaggagccaggtgcttctcctggtctcccatggggtgcagggcccaagcacttgggccatcctccactgcactcccgggccacagcagagagctggactggaagaggggcaaccaggacagaatctggcgcctcgaccgggactagaacccagtgtgccggcgccactaagcagaggattagcctagtgagccgcggcgccggctctagaTTCCTTTTGATTCAAAAAGTAAAGCAAATTTTCTGCAATCGTCCATGTTAATTTACATTGCATAGAGAACATATACAAAGTACTGTCAGACTCTGTAAACGTGCCACCAGCTCCAACACAACCAGGCTTCTTTCTAAGGCCTCAAAGTCTCCAGAATTTGCTTCCTTTCTG
Above is a genomic segment from Lepus europaeus isolate LE1 chromosome 2, mLepTim1.pri, whole genome shotgun sequence containing:
- the P2RY12 gene encoding P2Y purinoceptor 12, whose amino-acid sequence is MQATDNLTSVPGNSSVCARDYKITQVLFPLLYTLLFFTGLITNSLAMRIFFQIRSKSNFIIFLKNTVISDLLMILTFPFKILSDAKLGTGPLRTFVCQVTSVVFYFTMYISISFLGLITIDRYQKTTQPFKTSNPTNLLGAKILSVVIWAFMFLLSLPNMILTNKRPRNTNVKKCSFLKSEFGLVWHEIVNYICQVIFWINFLIVIVCYTLITKELYKSYVRTRGAGKAPRKKVNVKVFIIIAVFFICFVPFHFARIPYTLSQTRDVFDCTAENALFYVKESTLWLTSLNACLDPFIYFFLCKSFRNSLMSMMKYPNSATSPSQENRKKGQDGGDPSEETPM
- the P2RY13 gene encoding P2Y purinoceptor 13, with protein sequence MNVTWVQDFNGSEQCPRDTRITQLVFPALYTGVFFTGILLNSLALWVFVHVPSSSTFIVYLKNILVADLIMTLMLPFKILSDSHLGAWQLRAFVCRFSAVVFYESMYVSITLLGFIAFDRFLKIIRPFRTFFLKKPIFAKTVSILIWTLWFFISLPNMILSNKEATPSSVKKCASLKGPLGLKWHQVANDISQFVFWTVFVLMLLFYVVIAKKVYHSYRRSKSKDSKTKKRLEGKVFIIVAIFFVCFAPFHFARVPYTQSQTNNKTDCRIQNQLFIAKETTLFLAAMNICMDPLIYIFLCKKFSQRLPCMRGRTTGSNQEIHSSQTDNVTPS